The genomic interval AGCACGAAGATTGCCATCTCCTTCCAGTAGCGGCTGCGCGTCAGCGCCTCCACCAGCGTGCCCAGCGCAAGGTCGTTCTCGGCGACCATCGCGCGGGGGGTCGGCTTGCCCGGGCGGGTGCCCCAGGTGTGGTCGTTGGGCAGACGCATGATGATGAAGCGCGGCAGGTCGCCGTTCTTCTCATACTCGCGGAACTCGGTCAGGAACTGTTCCACGCGCTGCATGTCGGGAATGTCCAGATTATACGGGCTGAAGATGGGGCTGAAATGCCCTTCCAAGGAGGGCACGGTCGCTTTCAGCGAGCCATCAGGGCTCTGCGTGACGAACTCCGCATAGGAGCGATAACTGACGCCCGCCCGCTTGCACGCATCCCAGATGAAGCCTGCATCGGGATAGGCGATGGGGTTGGTGCCCTCGTAATCGTAGCCGTGCCCGTGCCCGCCGTAGCCGTAGGGCCATATTTTCTCCACATAGTCGGTGGCGTAGGCGGCGGTAGACCAGTTGTGCCCATCCGCTGAAACCTCAGCATCTACATAGAAGTTATCCAGCAGCACAAATTCCCTTGCGAGCGCGTGGTGATTCGGGGTTACCTCCTCCCCGAAGATACACAGGTTGGGGTCGCCGTTCCCCTCCTTCATGTCTCCAAACACCTGGTCGTAGGTGCGGTTTTCCTTGATGATATAGATGACGTACTTGATGGGGCTGGGGTCTCCTCTCTTTGCAGGGATGACCTTCGGCAGCTTGGAGGGCGCGCGGGTGAGCAGACTGTCCTTGTAAGGCATCAGCTCGCGCACGCGCTGCGTGTACCGGCGCAGGGTCGCGTTGTCGGGTACAGGAACGGACTGCACCGTGCTCCGCAGGATGCTGCCGATGTACTCGCGCTGCGGATTGGCTTTGGGAGTGAACCCTTTGGAGTTCAGCACGTAGAGCATACTGTTGTCCGGGGCGACACGCACGGCTGCCGGATACCATCCCGCCGGAATAAAGCCCAGCACTCGGCTTTCTTCGCCGGACACGTCTACCACCGCCACGCTGTAGTTGTCCGCGTTCGCCACGTAAAGACGCTTTCCGTCCGGGGAAAGCGCCACACTGTTGGGTGTGGAGCCTGCGGGTGCGCGGGGCGATAACGCCACGTTCACCTGCTCCACCGCCTTTCGCTGCACCATGTCCACCACCGTCACGGTGTTGTTATTGGCGCACGCCACATACAACCGCTGACCGTCCGGACTGAAGGTCATCTCGTTGGGATGGGTTCCTGTGGTGACTTGTGCGATGGTTTGCCATGTGCTCGTATCGAACAGTTGCACTGAAGCCATTCCCCATCGGCTCACCGCCAGCAATCTGCCATCGGGCGAAACGGCAACCCCATACGGCGAGCCTTCCACACTCAATTTGCGCAGTAGCTTGCGCTCTTGCAGGTCGATCACCGCCACGCCGTTGCCTTTCATGAGCGCAGCATACAATAGCCTGCCGTCGGGGCTGGTGGCTACCTGCGCCACAAACTGCGTGGCTGTCTCGCCATCCGCTTTCACGGGGATGTTTCCGTCCTCGCTGAGCCGGGCGATACCCACCCGGAACACCCGCACCACGTCGTCCGAGCCGCCCGAGACGTAGAGCCGACGTCCGTCGCTGCTAAAACAGATGCCCACCCAGCCCTTCGCGATGGGCAGCTGGTGCAGGATGCGCTGTCCTGGTGCGTCTAGAAGCATCACCGAGTGTTTGGGCACGCCGCAGTGCAACACCGCCAGACGCGCCCCGTTTGGCGACAGCGCCATGCCCAGTGCGCCCACGTCTATCTCCAGCTGTTCCCCTGCGGGCTGAATACGCCAGCCATTGGGCAGCAGCACTTCGCCTGAGGACTTAACCGCAGGCAGGTCCACACCGGGGTTTGCCCATACGGCAACCGCCAGCAGCGCGAGCGGTAGCAACGTCCATCTTCTGACCCTTTGCATCTCATGCCTCCTGTCTCTTCATCTGGTCGTAGCAAGGGTGAAAATCTTCTCCGGTTTACTCATGGATACATTCGCCAGAGAAGAAAAAAGCCTTTCCTTCGCGGGAAAGGCTAAACAGGTAACTCATGGAGGGCTTAACGATGGCTAATCTTCCTCTATGGTGAACCGGAACATCAAGTTGTTATACTCCCGTCCGTTCCATACCACCGTGCGGCTGGCGCCGAGGTAATCCAGACGCACTGCCTTGGCATGACCGTCACACCAAACCACGTTCGTTAACTTCATGTGCCTTCCCAGAATGGCTCCGTTGTTGCGGCGGTTAATCAACGCGGGGAACGGGAAGGTCTCATGCGGTGTGGTGGGCTGTGGGTCGTCCAGGCTGGCGCGATAGAAGTCGGCACTCTGTCCATAACCCTGCACTTCCGCGTAAAGCACCGTATCGGCGGGCACGACGATGGCTGCCATCGGTTGGTTGTTGGGCGGAGTGAACGGGTCGTTGCTCGCGTAATACATATTGTTGATGGCGTAGCTTCCGAACCGTCGCCCGATGTTCGTGGTACCAAAGGGGTCTCCGCAGTCCGCTTCACGGAACACCTGCGACCCGTCGGGCGAGTAGGGCTGGAAGACGTATCGGCGGTTCTCCATCAGGGTGTGGGGCTGACCAGTCCAAAGGGTGCCGCTGATGGGCGCGAACGGGTCACTCGGACAGTTGAAAATCTGCAGGTTCTTCACATAGGGCTGAAGCACATCCATCCACCGAGGGCTCGAGCAGTTCACGAAGTGCGGACCTTCCAACACGCGGGGCGGGTCCGCGTAGGCGTTTCGCGGAAGCACCTCGTCGTAGTCCTGCGCATACATCATCGACGCAGTGCCCAACTGCTTCAAGTTGCTCAAACAGCTGGCTTGTCGCGCCTTGTCGCGCGCCTGCGAGAAGACCGGGAAGAGAATGGCTGCGAGTATCGCGATAATCGCGATGACCACCAGCAGCTCGATGAGCGTGAAAGCGTGCCGTCTCATAACGACCTCCTTGCCGAAGTTTTCACGCTCATTGTACATGGCGGATGTTATCGGAAAGTTATAGACATGTTAAGAATCTGTTGAAATCTGCTATCGGGATGCTGAGCTGCTCTCAAAATGGGAGCGACGATAACTTCGCTGTCATGCTGCGCGTCTGCAGGGGACGTTTGAGATTCTTCGCGTTGCTCAGAATGACACTGATGACGACACCAATTTGTCATGCTGAGCGGAAGCGAAGCATCTCGTTGCTGCTCTCCAACGCTCCCTCAGATTCTTCGCGTTGCTCCGAATGACACTGATGACGACACCAATTTGTCATGCTGAGCGGAAGCGAAGCATCTCAGTGCCCCAAAAGAGATCCCTCGCTCCGATCGGAAGCACAGTGATGGCGACCCTGGAACGGGCGCGACTCGGCAGACACCAGCGCATAGTTCGCCTCCTGGTGACCGTCCCACCTCTGCTTGACCTGCCACATGAAGTGCGCCAGCTTCATGTCGCGGCTGGCGTCCACGAAGCCGTCGTAGTCCAGGTTCAGCATGGGGATGTTCCCGTAGCGACGGCGCAGCTCGCGCGTGAACGCTGCCACCACGTTGCCCGGCATACAGTTGAACGGGCGCACCGCCACGATGCCCGCCAGTCCCCGTCGCGCATAGTCCACCGCCTTGCCCAGCGAGCAGATGGCTTCCCCACCGAAGTCGGGATGCACAAACTCCGAGCCCAGCCGAATCACCTCGTCCGCGCTGATGTCGGGGTAATCTCCCAGTACTTCCTGCACCACCTCCGCCAGCGTGTGCTCCTCGCGCTTTGCCAGACGGTGGTTGACCCACGCCGCCAGGAAGTTCACCAGATGCTCGCGGCGAAGGGTATCCAGCCAGCGGTTGCGCTCATTGTGCATGCCGATGCAGTTGGCATAGGCGAAGAACTCGGTGGCAGGAGCCAGCCACGCCTCGCCGCCCAGCGCCTCGATGCGGCGTATCACGTTCTGGTTCGCGCCCTCATGGATGCGCACATAGAACTCGCCCACCACGCCGATAAGCGGTCGCCGCTCCTCGCGCTTGGGCAGTTGCTGAAACTCCTCTCGCGCCTGCGACAACAGCTCCTGCAGCGGCTGCAGATGCCTCGTGGTGAACAACGAGCGGATGGCGTGCCAGCCTTCCTGCACGCGCCGCTGGTGTTCGGGCAGCATCTCGCAGATGGCGTCCAGATGCTTCAGGTAGATCGCGTCTGCATCCGCAGGGTTCAGGCAATAGGGTCGCGTGCGGTGGAGCATCCGCTGCAGCAGGTCATGCGCCACCAGAGCGTCCCACACCACCATCGCGAACAGCGTGCCCAGGCCGTCCTCTTCGTCTCCCGTGCCCAGCGTCACCATGTCCACCGTGTGCAATCCCATCTTCTCCAGGATGCGCTTTTGCAGGATATGGTACATCCCGAAGCGGCAGGGTCCGTCGCTGCTGCCCATGAAGAACGCCTCGCGCTCGGGGTCGAAGTCGGGCTGATGCACGCGATACAGGATGTCCTCGGTGGTGATGAAGGCGGGCAGGCAGACGTCCTCCGTAATCGCCACTCGCGCCAGGCGCAGCGCGGGGTCGGGTGAGCGGGGGATAATCTCTGCGTCCACGCCACACGCGCGCAGCGCAGCAGCGATGACCTTCGCCCCCTCTGAAGCGTACGGCACCCATACCTTGCGCCCTCGCGCCCTCTGTGGGCTGATGGACGCGGTGCGAATCACGGGCGTCTCCACCACCTGTTTGCGCGAGCGCACCGTGTCCGCGAAAGCCTCCAGGCGCGTGATGATTCCCGCGTCGGCGGTGTGTTCGTCGATCTGCAGGATGCAACATGGCTCGTTCAATTCGTCCTTGAAAAAGGGGTTGGCGAACGAGTCGGGCCCACAGCCGAAGTAGGTTAGCACCACCGCCCGCAGGTTGGGGTTCTCGCGCACAAGGCGTGCTACCGCCAGCTTGCGCTGTATCTGGCGCGGGTTCACATCGCGCCACGAGTCGCAGATGTGCACTTCATTGATGGGCAGGAAGTCCTGCGGGATGGGCAGGATGCCCATATCGCGTATCTTCTTGCCGATGTTGGTGTTCACGCTCTCGTCGTACAGCACGTACTGCCTGCCCACCACCACGAACGCCGTTTCTTGAGGGGAAAGCGAGTCCAGAATCTCCAGCCCACGTTGCTTCTGCCACTCGCGGAACCGCTGCAGGACATCCAGCCCGACCTCCAGCGCACGCCGCGCCTCTTTCGCGCTTTTGCCCAGCTCCTTTGCCACCTGCGTGAACACCCGCTGCAAGTGCCGCTTGCCCCGCTGGAAGTGCAGGCGCGGCGCGAGATACTTCACGCCCTTCTCGCCGACCCTGCAGTAGGTCGCCAGCAGTTCAGGCAGAACCTGCAAGTAGGGGCAGGTGAGCGATTTGCGGATGTGCGGGTCGGGCTGTTCGGCAGAGATGACGCCGGGCACGAACAGGATGTCCACGCCTTTCGCCAGCAGGTTCAGTACGTGCCCGTGCGCCGCCTTCATGGGAAAGCAAAGCTCACTGTGCGCCGTCGCCAGCCCCTGATGCACGATGTAGCGGTTGGGTTTGTCGGATGGCACCACCTCGAAGCCCAGCTCGGTAAAGAAGGCTTTGTACAGCGGGAAGTACTCGTGGAACATGCCCACCCGCGGGATGCCGATACGGGGTGCGCCTTCGGGAGCCTTCTTATCGTAGACGCCAAACAGCATCTGCTCGCGCTCGGCGAACAGGTCGGGCAGCTGGCGCGTGGAGCGAGTACGGTTCTCTGCGCCGAACCGCTCGCAACGGTCGTTGTAAAAGAACTTGCGTCCGCCGGGTATCTGGAAGGTGATGACATCGCACTGGTTCGCGCAGGCGTGACACTCAAAGGAGCCAATCTGATAACGCCCCTCCGCCACCTGCTCGAATCCCCGGAAGTGCGACTCGGCAGGAGCCTCCAGCAGTGCCAGCCGCGCCACGCCAATCGCTCCCGTCAGGTGCGGGTAAGGCGGCACCAGTATCTTCTTGCCCAGCACGGTTTCGAACGCCGCCACCATGCCTTTGTTGAACGCCACCGCGCCTTGAAACGCCACTCTCTCGCCGATGGGTCTGCCCCCCACGTTCTTGCTGAGGTAGTTATGCACCGCTGCCAGACATACCGCCGCACACAGGTCTTCCACCGGCACGCCTACCTGCTGGAAGTAGACCATCGCGCTCTCGGTGAACACGGTGCAGGTCCAGTCCATATGCGGAGGGTTCGTCGCCTTCAGCGCGCGTTCACCGAACTCCTGAATGGGGATGCCCAGCTTCGCCGCCTGCTTCTCCAGAAACGCCCCGCATCCCGCTGCGCACGCCTTGTTCATCTCGTAGTCCACAATCACATCGCCGTCCAGGCGGATATACTTCGAATCCTGCCCGCCGATTTCAAGGATGGTATCGATGTCGGGCAGGAAGGCGCGGGTTCCGCTCGCCTGGGCGGTGATTTCGTTTCGTATCAGGTCTGCCCCGATGAAGTCGCCCGTGAGATACCGCCCTGAACCCGTAGTCGCTGCCACCACCTTGCTAATGCGATAGCCTTTTTCCTGAATCTGCCGGTGAATCTTCGAGATGGTGTCCCGCACGGCGGACAGCGGGTCGCCATCGGTACGACGGTAGTAGCTGGCAAGCACCACGATTTGTCCATCCCGCTCGGTGACCAGTGCGGCTTTGGTGGAGACCGAGCCGATGTCTACCCCCAGCGCGGCAACCGGTATCTCGCCGTGCAGACCATCTCGCGCCGCCGGCTGAAGGACTTCCGAGCGTTCGAAACGCAACGCGCCTGCACTGGCGTACGTCACCGGGCGCACTACTTGCTCCTCCAGCAGGCGGACGGCTTCGCGCAGGTTCACCCTCTGCGTAGCGCACAGCGCAGCACCCAACGCGCCCAGCTCACGCGCGTATTCGGGAACCAGCAGCCGCTCTACGCCCAGCTCCTGCTGCAGGAAGCGCACCATGGCGGGGTTCTGGGATACCCCTCCGACGAACGCCACTTCTGGCTGAATGTCTTTACTGCGGGCGATGCGGTTGCAGAAGTTGCGACATATCGCCTGATGGATGCCTGCGGCGATGCGCTCGCGTGGGGTGCCCTTCTGATACAGGTGAACGATGTCCGACTCGGTGAACACACTGCACCGCCCCGACAGGGAGGCGGGTTTCTCGGTGTGCAACGCCACCTGCGCAAACTCTTCGATGCCGGCGAAGTTCAGCCGCGCTGCCATATGCTCCAAAAACGCGCCTGCGCCCGCCGCACACCGGTCGCCCATATCGCAATCGGAAAGAATCAGCCTCCCCGACCTCTCATCCACCTCGAACAACAGCAGCTTCTGACACTCTCTGCCCATTTCGATCAACGTGCGCACCTGTGGCAGGAAGCGATTCACCGCTGTCGTGAGGGCTACCGGTTCGTCGACAGCCTCCGCACCAATGGCTTGCGCCACAGATACGCCGCCCGAACCCGTTAGCGCAAGAAGCACCTCTTCACCCGGAAGGGCTTGCAACAGCTCTTCGAACAGCTCTTTAGCGCGTGATAGAGGACGTGCCTGTACGCGGCGAATGGGCAACCGCTGCAGGGAACCATCCGGAAGGAAAACCACAGCCTTGACCGTATCAGAGCCGATGTCCAACCCCAGGCGAACCATCTGTTCACATCTCCCTTCGAGGTCACTCATCGGTGTGACTTTATTAACTATACTAAGTATATCACAAACCGGACAGACCTACAAGGTGGAAAACTGTCTGTGGGGAATGGTCGCACTTTGTGTCGCTTCTCAGGTAAGATATTGCTTGCTATGGAGAGAGGAAGGGTACTGGTGCTGGGTAGCGGCACGTCGCATGGCGTGCCGATGATTGGGTGCGACTGTGCGGTATGTCAATCTTCCAACCCGCGCAACCAGAGGGCGCGTCCGTGCATCCTGCTGGAGCTGCCGGAGGGCAACGTGCTGGTCGACACCCCTCCGGAGCTGCGCCTGCAATGCATTCGATTCGGGGTAGAGCGGATTGACGCTGTACTCTACACGCACGCCCATGCCGACCATCTGTTCGGGCTGGACGACATCCGCCGCTTCAATGAGCTGCAGGGACGCGCCATGCCCGTCTATGCCGAGCGGGAGGTGCTGGATACCATCCGTCGCGTGTTTGCCTACATCTTTCTGCCCACACCGGCGGCAGGAGGCAAACCGCAGCTGGAGCTGATGCCCATACACAGCGCATGGACTTTATGTGGTGCGCGCATCGAGCCGCTGCGTGTGTATCACGGACAGCAGCCCATTCTGGCGTTTCGCGTCGGCGGGTTCGCTTACGTTACAGACGTCTCCACCATCCCGCCCGAAACCGAAGCGCGCCTGCAGGGGCTGGAGTGGCTATTTCTGGACGCCGTGCGTTACGAGCCGCATCCTACCCACTTCTGTCTGGAAGAAGCGATAGCCGTGGTGCGGCGTTTGCGTCCGCAACGAGCGGCGTTTGTGCATCTTTCTCACGATTACGACCACGATGCGGTGAACGCCTCACTGCCACATGGGATGGAGCTCGCCTACGACGGCATGGTGGTCACGTTCTCATTGTAAGGCAGGCATTGCGGGCTGGCGCGGCGAAAAGGATTGCGGGAACATCTGTAGAGGGGGAAAGCAAAGTGGAGTTCTTCAGCACGGTGCATTTTATCAGCGGGCATCATTTAGATGTGATTATCGAGGCGGACAGTCTCGAAGCCGCCGTACGGTGGTGGCAGGAGCAGCTTTCACAGAACAGACCCGTACTGGCTTGGCGAGGCTTCTCACCCAAGCGACCGGTGGTCATCAACACCGAGAACGTCGCCTATGTGGACAGCATCGAGCGTGCCCGCCCCGAAGCCGAACTGCGCCATCCGACGCCCTTCGGCACGCTGTAGTTTATTCAACTGCGACGCCGGGCTGGAGTTCGATAATCTCCAGTCCCTCGATGTCGCGCGTTAGCGCACGCAACTCGTCCGGTGTGCCCGACAACGGCGGGAAGGTGCGGTAGTGCATGGGTATCACCTTTTTCACGCCCAGCAAGCGCACTGCTACCGCTGCCTCGCGCGGGTCCATGGTGAACAGCCCACCAATGGGCAGGAAAGCCAGCTCTGGCTGGTAAATCTGCCCGATGAGCTGCATGTCGCTGAACACCGCCGTGTCGCCCGCGTGATAAAAAGTGAAGCCGTCTTCGCACTTCACCACAAAGCCCGCCGGGTCGCCCAAATACACAATCTGCCCACTTTCGCCCACATGAGCACTGGAGTGCACGGCATGTACCATCGTCACCTGAATGCTGCCCACCTTGACCGTGCCGCCCTTGTTCATACCAATCGTGTTCTGCACGCCCTGTGCGCTCAGGTAGGTGGCGAGCTCGTAAATGGCGACCACCTGCGGCTGGAACTGTTTGGCTAGAGCAACGGCATCGCCGATATGGTCGCCATGTCCGTGTGTCAGGAGCAGCGCGTCCAGTTTGGGCAGCTGCCTCGCCGATTCGGGGCAAAGCGGGTTACCCAGCCAGGGGTCTATAGCAACGTGCGTGCCGCCGGGCGTTCGGATGAAGAAGCCCGAGTGTCCCAGCCATGTAACCTGCAATCCGGGATGAATCGTTGCCATCGGGTTCACCTCCTTGCTCAACTGAGATAGTTATCCTTTCGGGCGCAAGCCTCCTGCTGCCGGACAATGCAGGCAACTGAATCCTGTCTTCCACAATGTGAATGCATACTCTCCCCTTATATTAATAATGTACTTGTTGAAATTGTTGAAAACTTGGTATGCATTTCCCGCATTGCCAACACATTTTGTTGATTTTAACCTCCAATAAGTCGCTTGACAGGTATTGAATGTCACTCTATCATCGTTTTTAATCTATATGGTTTCAACTTAGATAGCAAATGTTTCAACAATGAAATGTTGAAAACTCTGTTGAAAACCTGTACACATTGTTGATACCATTGCAAGATAGCCTCCAAGTGAGCAAGTTTTGCACAAAGTTTTGAACAATGAAAACGGGTTTTCAACAATTTCAGAGGAGTTTTCAACAAAGTTTTGAACATTTCCAGCAAATGTTTCAACAATGACCAGTCTTTAAGCACCGAGTACCGTGTTCAAATCGTAGATGATGCTGGTCAGCTCTTTGTCCTTGTTCAGGCTGGTCTTCACGCGGTTATAGGCGTGGAGCACCGTAGAGTGATTTTTACCAAACATCTGTCCAATCTGCTGAAGCGGCAGCTGCGCCCTCTCCCGAAGCAGGTACATCGCTATCTGCCGCGCCATCAGCACCTCGCGGCTGCGCTGGTCGCCCAGGATGTCCTGCGTGGTCAGTCCGAACCGCTGGCACACCGCCTGCAGCACTGCCTGCTCGGTGGGCACGGTATGCACCTGCTTCTCGTCCACATAGTGGCGTGCCAGCACTTCGCTGGCGAGCTGCAGTGTGATGGGCTTGCCATGCACGGAGGCTCGGGCAGCGATGGAAATCAAAACCCCCTCCAGGGTGCGCACGTTGCCCTCCACCGCGTAGGCGATGTGGTAAATAACCTGGTCGGGAACCTGAATCCGCTCTATTTGTGCACGTTTTTGCAAAATAGCTACACGGGTTTCAAATTCGGGCGGCGCGATGTCCGCGATCAGCCCCGCCTCGAAGCGGGAGCGCAGCCGGTCGTCCATCGCGTGCAACTCGCGCGGGGGGCGGTCGCTGGCGAACACCACCTGCCTGCCCATCTGGTAGAGGGTGTTGAAGGTGTGGAAGAACTCCTCTTTAGTGTGTTCCTTGCCCGCGATGAACTGGATATCGTCCACCAGCCACACGTCCACGTTGCGGTACTTCTGGCGGAAGGCATCGATACGCTGTTCGCGCAGGGCAGTGATGTATTGTTGGGCAAAGGTCTCGCCGGAAAGGTAAGCCACGCGCAGGCGCGGATGCGTCTGCAGCACGTAGTGCCCGATGGCGTGCATCAGATGCGTCTTGCCCAGACCGGCTCCGCCGTAGATGAACAGGGGGTTGTAGCTCTGCCCCGGCGCGCGCGCCACCGACATCGCCCCCGCCTGGGCGAGCCGGTTCGAGTTGCCCACCACGAAGTTTTCAAAGGTGTATTTGGGGTTCAAGACCGGTTTCTCAATGGGAACAGGTTCCGGCTCCAGTGAGAGGGTAACCGGCTGCGTGCCAGGTGCCGCCTCCTCTACGGGCGCTTCGCCGAGCACCGGACGTTTGTCAGGGGGCAGGTGGACGATGAAGACCTCTATCGCCTTACCCAGATGCTGGGAGAGCACCTCGCGCACCAGGTTGCCGTAGCGTTTGGTCACCCACTCGCAGGCGAAGGGGCTGGGCGCGCCGAGCGTCACCCGTTCCCCGTCGAAGGAGACGGGCTTCATGCTTTTGAACCACGATTCGAAAGAGGGCTTGTTCACGCGGTTTGCCAGGGTGTGCATGGCACGGTCCCACGCACGGCGTAGCGCCAGCGTGTTTTCGTCCTCGCCCAGGTGCAGCTGGTCGTCCACCTCGTCGTCGCCCTCCTTTCCTCGTCCAAAGCCGAATTATAGCAGAATCGCCGTGCGGTGACAACGCGAAATTTGTTTATGCCTGCAGGATGTACACGCCGACACTGCCGATGCCGGGCATGGCGTGCAGGGGGTATATTGCCCCTGTTCCTCCGCCGATGAGGTCGGCCGCCATCTGTCGGTGCTCTCCCGCATCCACCAGCACCGCGCCGCTGCTGCCGTCGGTCAGTATAGCCAGCAGGATGTCGTGCGTGGCGGGGCAGACCAGCGCCACCCAATCCACCAGACCCCGCGCCTGCACGCGGATAGACCTCCACAAACCTGGCTCCGGCACGAAGATGCGGCTGCCGGTGCGACAGACAAGCAGGTCGGGGTCGCACTCCACCTCCGGCGCAAACGCAGGGATGGACAACAGCCAGTGCAGGTAGGTGCGGATGAACATCGCCAGCGCGTGCGTGTGGTCGGGATAGGCGAGCTTCGTCTCCGGAAAGCCTTCCAGCGGGTGCAGGTAGCCTGCCGCCGCGTGCAGGGCACGGGTGGCACTGGCGAACCAGCGAACATCCCGCTCCAGCGAGAAAGCCCATAGCGCGCCGCGTGCCGCTTCGATGCTGGCGTCCACGGATGCACCCGTGCTACCCTCTCCCGCCAGCACCTCGCCCGCTTCTCCGACGCCCTCCATCTGCGCCGTCAACTGCCACAGGCTCAGCCAGCGCATCAGTCTCAGCGCACCCTCCCTGCTGGACTCGTGCGGGTACGCCCGATACAGGCGCGCCAGCCCTTCTATCGCGCTGACCGCGGCGAAAACGTCGTCGCGCAGGTTCGGAAATCGCTCGGCGGGCAACACCGGCCCGGGAGACAGCGACTGGCAGACAGCGCGCAGCAGAAACTCGGCCAGGCGGTTGGCGGCGTGCATGTATGCTTCGGTTTCGGTAAGGCTGTAGGCGGCGCACATCACAGAGATAATCGCGCCCATGATGCCCCTGCCACTGCCTCCCTGCACGGTGCCGTCGGTCTGCACCAGCGCACCGTCGTAAGTGCCGGTTG from Bacillota bacterium carries:
- a CDS encoding acyl-CoA dehydratase activase, with the translated sequence MVRLGLDIGSDTVKAVVFLPDGSLQRLPIRRVQARPLSRAKELFEELLQALPGEEVLLALTGSGGVSVAQAIGAEAVDEPVALTTAVNRFLPQVRTLIEMGRECQKLLLFEVDERSGRLILSDCDMGDRCAAGAGAFLEHMAARLNFAGIEEFAQVALHTEKPASLSGRCSVFTESDIVHLYQKGTPRERIAAGIHQAICRNFCNRIARSKDIQPEVAFVGGVSQNPAMVRFLQQELGVERLLVPEYARELGALGAALCATQRVNLREAVRLLEEQVVRPVTYASAGALRFERSEVLQPAARDGLHGEIPVAALGVDIGSVSTKAALVTERDGQIVVLASYYRRTDGDPLSAVRDTISKIHRQIQEKGYRISKVVAATTGSGRYLTGDFIGADLIRNEITAQASGTRAFLPDIDTILEIGGQDSKYIRLDGDVIVDYEMNKACAAGCGAFLEKQAAKLGIPIQEFGERALKATNPPHMDWTCTVFTESAMVYFQQVGVPVEDLCAAVCLAAVHNYLSKNVGGRPIGERVAFQGAVAFNKGMVAAFETVLGKKILVPPYPHLTGAIGVARLALLEAPAESHFRGFEQVAEGRYQIGSFECHACANQCDVITFQIPGGRKFFYNDRCERFGAENRTRSTRQLPDLFAEREQMLFGVYDKKAPEGAPRIGIPRVGMFHEYFPLYKAFFTELGFEVVPSDKPNRYIVHQGLATAHSELCFPMKAAHGHVLNLLAKGVDILFVPGVISAEQPDPHIRKSLTCPYLQVLPELLATYCRVGEKGVKYLAPRLHFQRGKRHLQRVFTQVAKELGKSAKEARRALEVGLDVLQRFREWQKQRGLEILDSLSPQETAFVVVGRQYVLYDESVNTNIGKKIRDMGILPIPQDFLPINEVHICDSWRDVNPRQIQRKLAVARLVRENPNLRAVVLTYFGCGPDSFANPFFKDELNEPCCILQIDEHTADAGIITRLEAFADTVRSRKQVVETPVIRTASISPQRARGRKVWVPYASEGAKVIAAALRACGVDAEIIPRSPDPALRLARVAITEDVCLPAFITTEDILYRVHQPDFDPEREAFFMGSSDGPCRFGMYHILQKRILEKMGLHTVDMVTLGTGDEEDGLGTLFAMVVWDALVAHDLLQRMLHRTRPYCLNPADADAIYLKHLDAICEMLPEHQRRVQEGWHAIRSLFTTRHLQPLQELLSQAREEFQQLPKREERRPLIGVVGEFYVRIHEGANQNVIRRIEALGGEAWLAPATEFFAYANCIGMHNERNRWLDTLRREHLVNFLAAWVNHRLAKREEHTLAEVVQEVLGDYPDISADEVIRLGSEFVHPDFGGEAICSLGKAVDYARRGLAGIVAVRPFNCMPGNVVAAFTRELRRRYGNIPMLNLDYDGFVDASRDMKLAHFMWQVKQRWDGHQEANYALVSAESRPFQGRHHCASDRSEGSLLGH
- a CDS encoding metal-dependent hydrolase, with amino-acid sequence MATIHPGLQVTWLGHSGFFIRTPGGTHVAIDPWLGNPLCPESARQLPKLDALLLTHGHGDHIGDAVALAKQFQPQVVAIYELATYLSAQGVQNTIGMNKGGTVKVGSIQVTMVHAVHSSAHVGESGQIVYLGDPAGFVVKCEDGFTFYHAGDTAVFSDMQLIGQIYQPELAFLPIGGLFTMDPREAAVAVRLLGVKKVIPMHYRTFPPLSGTPDELRALTRDIEGLEIIELQPGVAVE
- a CDS encoding MBL fold metallo-hydrolase, producing the protein MERGRVLVLGSGTSHGVPMIGCDCAVCQSSNPRNQRARPCILLELPEGNVLVDTPPELRLQCIRFGVERIDAVLYTHAHADHLFGLDDIRRFNELQGRAMPVYAEREVLDTIRRVFAYIFLPTPAAGGKPQLELMPIHSAWTLCGARIEPLRVYHGQQPILAFRVGGFAYVTDVSTIPPETEARLQGLEWLFLDAVRYEPHPTHFCLEEAIAVVRRLRPQRAAFVHLSHDYDHDAVNASLPHGMELAYDGMVVTFSL
- a CDS encoding beta-propeller fold lactonase family protein, with the protein product MQRVRRWTLLPLALLAVAVWANPGVDLPAVKSSGEVLLPNGWRIQPAGEQLEIDVGALGMALSPNGARLAVLHCGVPKHSVMLLDAPGQRILHQLPIAKGWVGICFSSDGRRLYVSGGSDDVVRVFRVGIARLSEDGNIPVKADGETATQFVAQVATSPDGRLLYAALMKGNGVAVIDLQERKLLRKLSVEGSPYGVAVSPDGRLLAVSRWGMASVQLFDTSTWQTIAQVTTGTHPNEMTFSPDGQRLYVACANNNTVTVVDMVQRKAVEQVNVALSPRAPAGSTPNSVALSPDGKRLYVANADNYSVAVVDVSGEESRVLGFIPAGWYPAAVRVAPDNSMLYVLNSKGFTPKANPQREYIGSILRSTVQSVPVPDNATLRRYTQRVRELMPYKDSLLTRAPSKLPKVIPAKRGDPSPIKYVIYIIKENRTYDQVFGDMKEGNGDPNLCIFGEEVTPNHHALAREFVLLDNFYVDAEVSADGHNWSTAAYATDYVEKIWPYGYGGHGHGYDYEGTNPIAYPDAGFIWDACKRAGVSYRSYAEFVTQSPDGSLKATVPSLEGHFSPIFSPYNLDIPDMQRVEQFLTEFREYEKNGDLPRFIIMRLPNDHTWGTRPGKPTPRAMVAENDLALGTLVEALTRSRYWKEMAIFVLEDDAQNGPDHVDAHRSPALVISPYVKRRSVDSTLYTTCSMLRTMELILGLEPLSQYDAAATPMYRCFTDRPDFTPYKCRPARIDLNEKNPASAWGWRESLAMDLSQEDRVDDLLFSEIIWRSVKGADNPMPAPVRSIFSQPSVSRE
- the dnaA gene encoding chromosomal replication initiator protein DnaA, which gives rise to MDDQLHLGEDENTLALRRAWDRAMHTLANRVNKPSFESWFKSMKPVSFDGERVTLGAPSPFACEWVTKRYGNLVREVLSQHLGKAIEVFIVHLPPDKRPVLGEAPVEEAAPGTQPVTLSLEPEPVPIEKPVLNPKYTFENFVVGNSNRLAQAGAMSVARAPGQSYNPLFIYGGAGLGKTHLMHAIGHYVLQTHPRLRVAYLSGETFAQQYITALREQRIDAFRQKYRNVDVWLVDDIQFIAGKEHTKEEFFHTFNTLYQMGRQVVFASDRPPRELHAMDDRLRSRFEAGLIADIAPPEFETRVAILQKRAQIERIQVPDQVIYHIAYAVEGNVRTLEGVLISIAARASVHGKPITLQLASEVLARHYVDEKQVHTVPTEQAVLQAVCQRFGLTTQDILGDQRSREVLMARQIAMYLLRERAQLPLQQIGQMFGKNHSTVLHAYNRVKTSLNKDKELTSIIYDLNTVLGA